atgatgaagatgaaccTGAAAATTCATTGGAACTGCCTGACAAGGAACTAAATCTGCATAAGAGTTCAAATGGATATTTTCTGGCTGATTACAAAGATTGTTGTCAGAAAAAAATCTGGCAATATTTGGCTCGTTATTACGGGATGGCATCAGGAGCCAGTGGCAGTGATGCAACCTATTTCAGTAGCCACTCATCCTCACACCCAGAGAATGGCAACGGCAGCATGAAGCAGTGTTGTGGTAGCTGCGCAACAGGGGGAGGTTTATCCGTCTGTAGATCATTTATGATGCAGAACCATATATTGGCTGCCGCTACTCAGGCAAATACTTTGTGTGTTACCGAGTCAAATCAGACTGGTGATGTCCATCAAGAAAATCTGTCACCGTTTCCTTTCTCACCATCAGATCTGCTGGAACTCTCAGGAGATCTAGGCTTGCACTTGGGATGCCTTCGGAACGTTCAGTATCACCTGGAGGCCTTGTTTGATGAGCTCCTCAAGTCAGTTCAGGAAGCATCTCTTGCTGGTCTGATAAATGAGGACTCTTTTGTAGTTCCAACTCTGCGCTCCTCGTGCAATACTGATGCAAGACCCCCACTGCTAGCATTACCTTCTCCCGCTGATACAGACAGAAGGAACTTGTCTCCAGTCTATGCTTCTCACAGCACCACAGCATATGTTCCTCAGCAATCACACACTCAGGTCCAAGTTGATGCAGTTGATCAGTCGTTCTATGGACCGCATATTCCATCCGTCGACGGATGGTCACTCTCTCCATCTCATGCTGCCGATTCAGAGAGCTATCAtgtttcttgttcttggtACTGCAACACAGAGGAGGCTTCGCAGACGCATGGAGCTGCCGCCTACATGTCCAACATGGTAAGAACCCTTGGCACATACATGGTATTTTCTTGTTTATGCTCTGTTTTAGAATCTGTTCTATTTTCAACAAACTGACTTGATTTCTGTGTCTTACGCGCAGAGTTTGTCGTTGCCCTCTGGAATGGATACCCTATCGAACGGGTTGGCATGCTATCAATCTTCTCCAGTAGATCCAGAGACCTATCATGTTTCTTGGTCTTATGTGACAGGGGATGTTCCCAAGACACGTGGAACTGGCACGTACATTCCCAAAATGGTAAGAACCCTGGGGACATGGTATGTTAGCTTATGTTCCCGGTTTAAAAtcttgctctgtttttttattaaGCTGCACGAAAGCATGTAGTACAGTACAGTGCTCATACTGTCATACACACATCTCTGTTGTTGGCTCCTAATTCCATATTTGTTCTTTCAGACTTATGACTATCACAAGGAACGGGAACGTGCGTTTTTTGATAAAGCAAGGAAGCAAAGACAGAGGCAACAAGATCAAGCTTACTCCAGCAATGAGCATGCGGCAGCCGGAAATGGGACAGACCAAGCGCTGATGGACCAAGGCAATCCACAGCAGGATGATTCTTCAGGCAATAGCTTCGCTCCAGAAGGAGGCTCCGTTTCTTCCGAGGAACAAGCACCTCCATACTGTGGAACCAAACTGCAGGTGCCACCACCAACCAGCAAGGCTGATCAGCAAAGGTATGCGATAATCTGCTCAAATATGAACACTGTCGTTGGCATTGACAGCCAAAGTCCTTAATACTGACGATGAACTATTTTGTCAGGTCTGAGAATGGGTCGAGCGAAACGCTCCGTCTTCCAACGCTAGTGACAGACCGTGGAGCCAAACAGGCACCACCAGCCAGCCAGACTATGAAGACTATGAACAGCAGAGAACAAAGGTATGTATATGCTCAAGCACGAACATCGTTGACATTGACATTGCCATTGACAAATGACAACCAAAGCTCTTACTTATCATTTTCGAAAAGCTCTTACTTATACTGACGATGAACTGCTTTGCCGTCCAGGTCTGAAAACGGGTCCGGCAAAACGCCGGCGGCGCTTCGTCCACCAATACTGGCGCTTCCCCATAACGTCCGCGGCGTCCTCAACGGCCGTGGAAGCCTCCCGGCGTTTGGCAACCGCCGGTCCTCCTCCCCACCGGCTGCCGCAAAGGGTAATAACATCCAGTCTGTCCCAGCGCTGCAAGAGGAGGCTCTGGAGTTTGGAACTCTGGGCCGTTTCTCGGAGACTCTCAAGTTCGTCGGTGAATTCCCTCTCCTGACCGCTCCTGTCAAGAGGCCCGTGCAATCCCCTGTCTGGGCCGAGCAGAGCCCTAGGGCCGGCACGGGTCAGGCCCAAGTCAAGCCCGTGGAGGCCACTGCCATAACTGCTCAGAGCCTTAGGCCCAGTATGGGCGCGGCCCAAATCAAGCCTGTGGAGCCCACACTCAAAAGAGCTCAGTGCCTTTTGCTGCCGGGTGCAAATGGGACCCAG
This is a stretch of genomic DNA from Brachypodium distachyon strain Bd21 chromosome 1, Brachypodium_distachyon_v3.0, whole genome shotgun sequence. It encodes these proteins:
- the LOC100830879 gene encoding uncharacterized protein LOC100830879, whose translation is MRVAEAAAAGVLRCLLPTEEAERRRRQVTDHARRLIGTNFGCQVLTYGSVPLKTYLPDGDIDVTILTHKPLDSTIIDDVRNLLNAEEKNTDAEFVLESRRYVDAQVKVFKCNIANIDVDISFNQIGGVSTLCFLELVDTEVGKDHLFKRSIILIKAWCYNEARIQGSDQWLLSTYALEILILYIFNMFHNSLHGPFEALYMFLEYYSKFDWGKYCVTLDGPVPLSSLANFTAEPAVANDELLLGKESLSASSDRLLVLPKGSDRHDPEFRPKILNIIDPLKGDNNLGRSISLETFPHVRKSFSRGAKKFRQILTLPSELIPVGIYALFPRTLRKHGTGQRTDLGCSSVLLHPMLDKEPHYMDDDEDEPENSLELPDKELNLHKSSNGYFLADYKDCCQKKIWQYLARYYGMASGASGSDATYFSSHSSSHPENGNGSMKQCCGSCATGGGLSVCRSFMMQNHILAAATQANTLCVTESNQTGDVHQENLSPFPFSPSDLLELSGDLGLHLGCLRNVQYHLEALFDELLKSVQEASLAGLINEDSFVVPTLRSSCNTDARPPLLALPSPADTDRRNLSPVYASHSTTAYVPQQSHTQVQVDAVDQSFYGPHIPSVDGWSLSPSHAADSESYHVSCSWYCNTEEASQTHGAAAYMSNMSLSLPSGMDTLSNGLACYQSSPVDPETYHVSWSYVTGDVPKTRGTGTYIPKMTYDYHKERERAFFDKARKQRQRQQDQAYSSNEHAAAGNGTDQALMDQGNPQQDDSSGNSFAPEGGSVSSEEQAPPYCGTKLQVPPPTSKADQQRSENGSSETLRLPTLVTDRGAKQAPPASQTMKTMNSREQRSENGSGKTPAALRPPILALPHNVRGVLNGRGSLPAFGNRRSSSPPAAAKGNNIQSVPALQEEALEFGTLGRFSETLKFVGEFPLLTAPVKRPVQSPVWAEQSPRAGTGQAQVKPVEATAITAQSLRPSMGAAQIKPVEPTLKRAQCLLLPGANGTQSRPVEATVPAVKILRPGVEATSTTVQSPRPTAQCRTEDGQHKLTDDAEFPPLKTGARYDADFPPLKAGARCN